A window from Chaetodon trifascialis isolate fChaTrf1 chromosome 5, fChaTrf1.hap1, whole genome shotgun sequence encodes these proteins:
- the purab gene encoding transcriptional activator protein Pur-alpha, producing the protein MADRDSGSDHGGPTAGPGSLPPGAMGAMSRLQHDTEELASKRVDIQNKRFYLDVKQNVKGRFLKIAEVGAGGNKSRLTLSMSVAVEFRDYLGDFIEHYAQLGPTNPDMVQDEPRRALKSEFLVRENRKYYMDLKENQRGRFLRIRQTVNRGPGLGSAQGQTIALPAQGLIEFRDALAKLIDDYGVDEEPAELPEGTSLTVDNKRFFFDVGSNKYGVFMRVSEVKPTYRNSITVPCKVWSKFGNTFCKYAEEMRKIQERSREKRASELLPEGPHGGDDGDDD; encoded by the coding sequence ATGGCGGACAGAGACAGTGGCAGTGACCACGGAGGGCCCACCGCAGGCCCCGGCTCGCTGCCCCCGGGTGCGATGGGCGCCATGTCCCGGCTGCAGCACGACACTGAGGAGCTCGCCTCCAAGCGCGTCGACATCCAGAACAAGCGCTTCTACCTTGACGTGAAGCAGAATGTTAAAGGCCGCTTCCTAAAGATAGCCGAGGTCGGGGCTGGGGGAAACAAGAGCCGCCTCACTCTCTCCATGTCGGTCGCCGTGGAGTTCCGCGATTATCTCGGCGACTTTATCGAACATTACGCCCAGCTGGGCCCGACCAACCCGGACATGGTGCAGGATGAGCCCCGGCGGGCGCTCAAGAGCGAATTCCTGGTGCGGGAGAATCGGAAATATTACATGGATCTGAAAGAGAACCAGAGGGGGCGGTTCCTGAGGATCCGACAGACCGTTAATCGGGGGCCCGGATTGGGAAGCGCGCAAGGCCAGACCATCGCTCTGCCGGCGCAGGGTCTCATCGAGTTCCGCGACGCTTTGGCCAAACTCATTGACGACTACGGCGTGGACGAGGAGCCGGCGGAGCTCCCGGAGGGCACCTCGCTCACGGTCGACAACAAGCGCTTCTTCTTCGACGTGGGCTCCAATAAGTATGGGGTCTTCATGCGGGTCAGCGAGGTGAAGCCCACGTACCGGAACTCCATCACGGTTCCGTGCAAAGTGTGGTCCAAATTCGGCAACACCTTCTGTAAATACgcggaggagatgaggaagatCCAGGAGAGGAGTAGAGAGAAACGGGCCTCCGAACTGCTACCTGAGGGCCCGCACGGCGGAGATGACGGCGACGATGACTGA